The genomic region TCCGGCGCCGATACCTCCTCCCGTCGCTCCAAAGGAGGTCACGGACGGGGTGAATTGATATGTTCCAAAAAGGCCGAAGGAGACGATGCGTTGGGAAATTCTGTCTGCGTAGTTCTTGAGGTCAAGACGTCCAGTAGCATTGAGTCCCGTATAATTGAGATTGCTGTTGTGCGCGTACATCGAAACGATGCCTCCGACCGCAAAACTACTTCGCACACGCGATCCTAATTGCGCCACGTTGATCTGAGGCGTAATCTGCGTGATGAAATCTTCAGGTTGAGTGCCTGGCTGCAATAGCGACTTGGGGGTATAAAAGACATTTGAATCATAAGTCTCAGTGACCGACACGGTTGGAATAATACGTGTCTGTGCAAACGCACTCATGTTCATGAACCAGCCGAGGGTTGCAAGCATGATGAAGGTGAAGAGAGCCCATTGTCCAGTTAGGCCGGAATCACGGTACAACAATGACATCACCAGCCTTCAGGACGATATTTGCCTCCAGGTTTCTGCCTTGGACAATATCTTGATAAGGAACCGGAATCATGACCTGCTTCGTTTCCCCCTGTCCGTTCTTGACCATTCTGAGAACATGCACATTATTTCTGGATGCGAAGGTCGTGAACCCTCCGGCGTATGAGATTCCTTGAAGCACACTCGCAAAAGACTTCAGTACGTACTTGCCAGGCTTAGCGACTTCACCGACAACGAACACATGGTAACTATTGATTTCTTTAACCTGCACTGACACGGTCGGCGTCGACATGTATTCCGCGAGCTTGTCCGCGACCTGCTTTGACAAATCCTGTGCGGTAAGACCGGCCGCTGTTATATCGCCGATGAGAGGAAGAGAAATTTTCCCATCGGGCCTGACAATAACCTCTTTGGAGAGGTCCTGATTCCTCCAAACAGTGACGACCAATACATCTTCCGGGCCAATAAGAAATTCGGTGGGAGGCACAGAGGAGCCGCGATATTGCATATCTTGCGACTGACAACCCACCATCGAATATTGCAGCAACAGTACGAGAAGCCCTGCAATAAGACGCCCTTTGCCGTTACGTTTACCACTGAAAATGCTTTTCACTACGCCCATGTTGGCTCCATGAGACCAGAATTTCTATATGTACAGCGCTCGTCGCGCGATCTTAGTTCAGCTTCTACCGACTCGGCAGCACCACCATGGTCTCGGATGGGACGACGATCTGATCACCTGGCTTCAATTCGATGTTTTGACTGGACCCATCTCGTACAACAATGTCGTCGTAGCTCGCCTTGAGCTTGGTCTGCCCTTCGCCGTCCTTCGTAAACCGGAACACCACAATCTTGTTTCGGGCCGCCATGGGCGTGAACCCGCCAGCAACAGTAATGCCTTGCAGTAAGGTGGTCTTGCTCTTCAGGGGAAACTTTCCTGGCTTGTTAACTTCGCCCAAAACGTAAATGTTATAGCTCTGTACATCCTTTATCATGATGGAAATCGTGGGATTTTCCATGTAGGCCCTGAGTCCTGTCGAAATCTCCTCGGTCAATTGAGTGGGTGTCTTTGCGACTGCGGAGATATCTCCCAAGAGAGGAAGCGAAATTCTTCCATCTGGCCTCACCTGGACTTGCTTTGACAGATCTGCGTTCTTCCAGACGGTAATCTCCAAAACGTCTTCAGGACCTATAATATATTCCGGCGTGACTATTAGGAGTGATTTTTCGGCAGCGCCAGGTGCCGCTGCTTTAGTGGAAGCCGCACCATGCTTCTTGGGATCAACCTCTTGTGCTGAAACGACTGACATACCAGTCAGTAGTGTTAGTAGCACCGCGTACACTCCAAGTACATTTGTCTTCCGCATGTTTATGACCTCATAAGAACATAATTGTCGGCATCAAGGCAGGCTACCGCCCTTGAGGATACACCTCTCTCACTTGAAACCAACTCAAATAACAGACCCGTCTCTCACTATACTTATACAGCTTCGGGAAATTTTTCGATATCCGAAAGCTGTATGACTGCTCGACTTTGATAGAGAAGAGTCCGAAGGAGGACCACAACCCGTTCCTTACTCGGCAAAGAAGAGCCAAATATGCCTTTAATTCCTGCCAACGGACCGTGATTGATCTGTACAATTTCACCAGGCTTGAAACTGGGCAAGTGGATCGTATGCGTCCGTTCCAGTCGAATTTTGATCTCGTCTAGCAAAGAAGACTCGACTTCTGCTGGAAAGGAGCCAAACATCACTATCTTTCGAACTCCTCGACAGTACGATACAATCCGATATTGCCTGTCATAATCAAACTTGGCGAAAAAATAACCAGGGAAGAGTCCAGCTGGTCGAGTCCGTCGCTGACCTCGAATGTTAAAGACTTCTCTGATCTCTGGATAATACGTGTCAATTCCTACCTGCCGCAGGACTGAAGTCGTCGTATATTCCTGCTTTGGTTTCGCCATGATGGCGTACCACTTCTCCATTCAGATGATCCTTCCTTGGCCTTCACCAAATAATGGCTGTTCTGATCAAAACATAAACTTCAGCCCTACAAAATATGGGCCGAATCCATTGGAGTGGCTAAACGGCAGTTTTCTAGTCCAGCGCACCTCAGCCAAGGTAGGAGTGTCTGCAACGGCTGTTGGTGTCGGCACATACACTTTTAATACCTGTTCAATGGCTGGAGGATGATCCATCAACAAGAGCATTCCGCCATTGCTGATATTGACAGATAGGGCTTTTCCTTGGCGGGTTGAGGGAGCTGGATCCTTAGCTGCAGCCGTAATCTCGTATGGAATTGGCCTCAATAATGCCACTCTCTCATTATGTTTTTGAAAATCCACGGTAATCGGCCATTCCCACTCATTGTGTGCCACGACTCCCCCTTTCGTGCATGCCTTTCATGGGACATCTAACTCATTGCTGTCCGGCCACTTTCCCTTTATCGGGGGAAGTCCAGCGCTTCAAAAGCCGAACTCCTGTGAACTGCGTGACAGCAGAAAATGAGCTCCGATTAGGGAGATTACAGATAGGAGGAGTATAGAAATCGATTGAGGAACGAACAATACCGAACTTGTATGCCACGGTTCCCTTAAGGTGGGTGTTGACTCCCCCAAAAGGGTTAGGTAAAGTTTCCATACTGTGGTCTTATTAAAAGATTAGTACCGTTTACGTAGATTAACAGAAATCATCCGATTGTCTAGCATTGGCATTATATTGTAGGGTTCCTCGAAGGCTTCCTCGCACATGAGTGAATCACCGGCACCAGGTAGTTCTGAAACACTTGCTGACCAGCGCGCTGGTCCCGGCATCGTAGTGCTGTCCGCATCCATGCAGCTGTTACATATGAATCGTCAGGCTTCGGAATTGGCAAGACAGATTAATCTTGCCGAACATGGAGGAAATAGTTCTCGGCCTGCCCACGGTGTACTTCCCTCTGTATTGACCGAGCTTTGCGGAGAAATTGTCAAGGCACTTCATGTTCGTACTGAGGCAAAAGACTGGGAGCAATTTGAGATTAAGCGCGTGACCGGAAACCCTGAGCAACCGGTTCTTCTCCGTGGATTCGGATTGCCCGACCGGGGAGGAGTTCAGTTTGCAAGGTTAGTGGTGACCCTGGAAGAATTAGGACGGCGACAACAACTGAATACGGATCAAGCCAAAGAGAAGTTTCAATTAACGAATCGGGAACAGGCCGTCGTTGAGCACCTTGCAAAAGGCTGGACAAATAAGGAAATTGCAAATGCTCTCCAAATAACCGAACAGACAGTCAAGGAACATATTAAACACATCATGAGAAAGACGAATGCCACTACCCGCACAGGGATCCTCGTTCAGATTTTTAATTCCTAGATCGGCTTCAGCCCAAACCACTATATGGTGTATCAAATATGTAACGGTGCGCGATCTATGCGACACTCGCAATCCGAGTGAATTAGATTAATGTCTTGTTTACAATGAGTTACGCCTCATAAATTCTCGGCCCGCTGATTGCATTTCCATACATGGTATGAAGAAAGCATTCTTAATTCTCCTCGGCCTTTCTGTCTTGACACTGACGGGTTGTCAGACGCAGAACCACGTTAAAGATGGAGAAGGCACAAGCTTTTCAGCCCTCTGGAAAACTTATTCCCATTGCAATACTGGGGACACGCTCGACCAGATGAGCCATGATGCTCAAATTTTGAGAACCGCAGCAAGTCATTCACGTTCGCTTGATGGATTTGTGATACCTCTGCCTATTAAGATTGAACGACTTGTGTCTGCCCCTTCCGCTCGTCTAGCTGTTGATGTAAAGGCGATGGCTGCCTCATGTTCGTTGCGCGCGGGCCAGGCAGCTGCTCAAGTCGGCCATATCGAAATGGCTAGATCGCTTTTCGAAAGCGTTTTGGAGTACAGACCTCAGGCCGAGTATGCCTACTATTCTCTGCAAGCGAAGGCTGCGCTTTTGAATCTCGATAATCCTGCCATTACGGTTTCCCTTCATCACTGAGAACTCCGCTTCAAGTTCCCCTATCTTGATCAGTTGCATTTAGCAAACTGATAAACAGCTCTTCATAGGATCGTGCGCTTCGTGCCCATGATACGTCGGTCTTCATGCCTCTCTGAACCATATTGCTCCACAGCGCCGGTCGTGCATACGCAATAATCGCTTCACGCACGGCGTCGACCAACGCATCAGCCGTTGGCGCCAAGAGATGAAAACCCGTCGCTGTATCTGAGTTCTTGCCATCGCTGCCTAAAGGCAATACAGTATCTACGAGCCCACCCGTCTTGGTTACAATGGGTACTGTTCCATACCGCAAGCTGTACAGTTGACTCAGCCCACAGGGCTCGTACCGAGAAGGCATAAGAAATATATCGGCCCCGCCTTCGATTTGATGAGCGAGTGCTTCGTCAAATCCTATGCGCAATCCCATTCGGCTTGAAAATTGATCTCGTATTTTTGCGAGATTTGATTCATGTACGGGATCTCCAGTTCCTAACACCACCAACTGCAAACCCAGACTCATGAGCCTAGGGATGGCCTCCTCAACCAAATCGAGCCCTTTTTGCGAGGTGAGACGAGCAATGACTGCAAGGAGCGGCACATCTTCACTGGGCAATCCAAACTCTTTCTGAAGTGCCCGCTTGCACTGAACCTTACCGGTTGGTTTGTCAGCTGAATATCGGGTAGGAAGTGCCGGGTCGGTTTCAGGATTCCACACATCGACGTCGATTCCGTTGATGATTCCCTGTAACTTTTCTCGCCTAGCCTGTAGCACTCCTTGCAATCCGAAACCAAATTCCGGCGTGAGGATTTCCCGAGCGTAGGTAGGACTCACGGTCGTCAATCGATCAGCGAAGAGTATGCCACCCTTTAGCAAATTCACTGATCCGTAAAATTCGAGGCCTTCTTGCCTAAACAAGGGTTGCGGAAGGCCCGTCTGCCAGAATTTCTCTGACGGAAAGATTCCTTGATATCCCACATTGTGCAGCGTGAGCACCGTCTTGATCGTCTGAACCTCTGGCCTGGCACTGTCGAGTGTCTTGAGGTACACGGCACACAGCGCGGTCTGCCAATCATGAAGATGTAGGATGTCTGTTTGCCAACGCTTCTGACGATGAAGGTAGCGGATTACCTCAATCACCCCTCGAGAAAACCAAGCGAATCGTGCGAGGTTGTCGTCGAAGTCTTTCCCTTGGGCTTGATAGAGGCCTGAGCGGCCGAAAAATTCGTCGTAGCGTAACGCCCAGACTCGTACCGGTAGCTGTCCGGGCGTGGAGACGACATCTTCTTCGATCGTGGCCTCGCTCGCACCAAGAGATGTGTACATTGGAATGCGTTCGAGCACACGGAAGGTTCGCCCGGAATCGTCTAGGCTGGGATATCGAGGCAAGACGAGGATGACGTTGTGACCCAGTTTGGCCAGCTCAGACGGTAATGCTCCTGCGACATCGGCCAGCCCTCCTGTCTTGGCATAGGGAACGGCCTCGGACGCGGCCATGACGATATTCAGCGGACGAGATTGGTTCACGACAAGCCTGCAAAAATCCCTGGCTAGTGGGAAGCGGGGCTTTCAAGCCGAGACCGGTACCGGTCTTCCATCTTCCAATCTCGTCCCAACGTATGCAGCTGTGCCGCCGTCAGTGCCTCCTTGTATACCAAGCGCTCATCAAGGAAGACCAAGAGCCAGCCGCGATCTGGATAGACCAAGAATAAGGCCTCGCCGGCCTCAACTCCGGCATCCCACCCTTTCGGAGCTTCTCCGAGAGCCACACGAGACCGCGGTACGAACGATCCATCTTTCATGATAAAAAACTGCATAAATTCCACCCGTTGATAGGGTGGCACGCCCCAGACCCCGGCAAACGCCCGAGGCGTCAGTTGGTGAAGAGGCATCTCATTATTCTTGATATGCTGCTCCTGTTCAGCCAAAGGCGGGATACCGCTGCAGCCCGCAAATATGCCGAACAAGCAAATAATCAGCGCTCTCCGCCAGTATAGAGAATATCTCACAATAACTTCCGGCTTCGAGGTTGAGTCGGTTTGATTGGCTGACAAAGGTCACATTGACAGAGCCGTCTCAGCAACTGATAGGAATAAATACCAGTATCGTGTCCATCGCTCCATTTGAATTGGAGCGCGTATCGCCCGACCGACTCAATGTCCTGCAACATGATCAAGAGCGGCACTTCGTCTGCCTTCAGCCTTCGTTCCCCCGTCCATTCGTCCACGCAAGCTGCACAGGGACATTGTTGGCGCAGATATCGAACGGGATACACCCCTCGATGTCCGTCGTTCCATTCTATACCCAACACACCTTTGTCGATCCAAGACATGTCCTTGGGTTCGAGCACTATTTCCGCCATAGTATCTTGCCTGCCTCCGTGAGCGTGCTTCTCAGACGGGCTGTGAAAGGAAATCAACAGGAGGGAGTCGTTTTCCGACGACAACCGTGACATAACCTTCGATAGCTTCCTCGACCTCTGATCTGACCTGACCGCTTGCCTTTAATCTGGTGATTACTGCGGGAGCGAATCGAAGCGCTTGCTGGAGGAATGCCAAGCTTCCTCGTGAAAGGGGCACACAATGAAATTGTTGTCGCGTCGCGCATGCCGCGCAGACCAACCCTCCGGAAACGGGAGAAAATTGCGATTCTGGAATCGTTCGTCCTCGTCCGCAAGCCGAGCAGTGATCTGTCTGTGGACGGAACCCCGTAAGCCCGAGCAATCGAATCTGGAACAGCAATGCCGTCAGTGCAGGATCTTCGCTTACAGCAAGCGAGTATAACCCCTGTTCGAGCGTCTCAAAGAGCTGCGGATCAGGGTCTCCATCCGGCGTAATGGCGGTAACGACATTGGCCATTCTGGCCGCCGCGGCCATTAACGTCAGGTCTTCTCTGAAACACACAAACGGTTCGACCATATCAGCCTGTGAGACCCGATAGAGCGAATCGCCAGACTTTTCGAACAGATTTAACTCGCAAATTGTAAGCGGTTCAAGCGTCGCTCCCAGCCGGCTCTTCGGTCGACGAGCTCCTCGGGCAACGCCGCGAACCTTTCCGGCAGCTCTCGTATAGAACGTGACGATACGATCCGCCTCGCCCCACTTTCGACTCCTCAGCGTGACCGCGGCGGTTTTAATGAGTGGCATGCAATCCGGGTCTTTGGAAATCGGGAATCACCATTCAATCCTCTGCGCTGGGCTCCGCTATCGGAGATACTCCATGAACACCGTGGCAAGGGTAAGATAGATGGTGATTCCGGTAATGTCATTGGCAGTCGTCACGAAAGGGCCGGCTGCCACGGCCGGATCCACGCCCATTCGCTTCAGAAAAATGGGCATGAACGTCGCCATACTGGTGGACACCAGAAAGGCGGTAATAAGCGACACGCCGACGACCATGCCCAAAAAGCCCTGGTGCCAAATCCAGCCGACTAGAGAAAGAATCATTCCACACGCCACGCCCATCAGCAGTCCGATCTTGACTTCTCTCACAAAGACCGACCAGACGTCGGTCAATTCCACTACGCCGGTCGCCAGTCCTCGAATGATCAGCGTTGAGGACTGCAAGCCGACATTCCCGCCCATGGCCGCTATGACCGGAATAAAGCTCACGATCGCCACGACATCCTGAATCGTATATCGAAACTCCCACAAGATTGCTCCGGACAGCAGACTTCCCACAAGATTGGTAAACAGCCACGGCAACCGGACTTTTGCTGCAGAAAGACTCGAGGACTTCGACACGGCTTCTTCTTGCACCGCGCCCGCCATCTTCAACATATCCTCGGTCGCTTCCTCTCGGATGACGTCCACGACGTCGTCCACGGTAATAATCCCGACCAGAATACCTTCCTTGTCCACAACCGGAATGGCCAGTAGGTTATAGCTCGCCACCTGACGCGCCACTTCTTCCTGATCCATGTCGACCGATACGCTGATCACGTCCCGCGTTGCGATATTTTTCAATGGTGTCGAGGGAGGAACCGTCAACAACTGCCGCAGGGAGAGCACGCCGACCAACCGCTCATCTTTGGCCGTAACGTAAATGTAAAACACCATTTCTGCATCGGTCGCCTCTTGAAGACGCCGGATGGCATCCTGTGCCGTTGCATCCTCCGACAGCGCAAAGAACTCGGTCGTCATGATACCGCCGGCCGTGTCCTTCGGATACTTCAGGATGTCGGCGACTTCCGTCGAATCCTCGGTTCGCATGAGCGAAAGAATTTCTTTCGCACGTTCTTCGGGCAGCACGCCGAGAATATAGGCGACATCATCCGGACCCAAATCTTTGATCAACCATGCGATGTCCGATTGCAGCAGATCCGCCAACACCTGGGTGATACTGTCGGTGTCGAGCTCGCTCAGAACTTGTCCGCGTTTCGAGTCTCCTCTGACCAACTCGAAGACTTCGCGCTTTTCCTTCGGAGAAGACAGATGCACGATGACCTTGGCGACATCGGCCGGATGCATCCGTCCCAGCATCTTTGCAAGATTGGTGATCGCTCCACGCCGGAGCAGCCTCTGCACGGACAACAAGACGATGTCGGACTTCGTCTGACCTCGATCCGCCTGATCCCGTAACGCATCGCGTAGAAGATCTCGATCTCCTACGCGATGCCGCGACTCTGTCTGGCGGCTTTCTGTGAGCTTATCCGTCTGATGCATATCGCGTTCTCAGTACCCTAATTCGCTCAGCGCGTGCTCGTCTTCCCGCCAGGCTTCTCGCACTTTCACCCACAGTTCCAGAAACACCTTCATGCCGAATACCCGTTCCATTTCGATCCGAGCCTCTGTGCCCACGACCTTCAGCCGTTCCCCATGCTTGCCGATGATGATGGCCTTGTGAGACTCGCGTTCGACCAGAACCGAAGCGCTGATTCGTGCTTTCTTCCCCTCCTCGACGAACTGGTCGATTTCGACCGCGATCGAATGCGGCACTTCTTCATACGTCTGCCGCAGCAGCTTCTCCCGGATCATCTCCGCAGCCAACGTCCGCATGGACTGGTCGGTGATCGTGTCCTCATCGTAGGCGGCATCTCCCATCGGCAGATGAGCCACTGTCACGTCGAGCAAGCGTTCGACATTCGCCCCGGTTTCGGCCGAGACCGGAACGACTTCGGTCCACGGGTACAGCCGGGCATAGGTGTCGATCACGGGCAATAACTTCATCTTATTTACCCGATCGATCTTGTTCAAAACCAACATCACCGGCCTGGCCTGTTTCTGAATGGCGGCCTTGACGTGCTCCAGCACGGACAAGTCACCGGGACCAGGAAGGCTCGTGGCATCCATGAGCACGAAGAACAAATCGGCTTCCTCGAGCGTGTCCAGGGTCGTCCGAACCATCCGGCGATTCAGCAAATGCTCAGGCCGATGGATGCCTGGAGTGTCCAGGAACGCCACCTGCGCACCGGGGGCATGAACCACGCCAAGGATTCTTGTCCTGGTCGTCTGGGGCTTTTCCGAGACGATCGCGATCTTTTCTTTGAGAAGCCGATTGAGCAGTGTGGATTTCCCCACATTTGAACGCCCAACGATGACCACTGTCCCGAATTTCATGGCGTCATGGTCTCGATCGATCTTGAGTGGCTTCCGGGTACAATTGATAGACGGTTTCTCCCTTGCGCACATACCCGAGTTGCTCGCGGGCCAGTTGCTCGATCTTCAGCGGGTCATGCTCAAGACGATCGATATCACTGCGCAACCCCGCAACTCCCCGTTGGAGATCGAGAATCTCCGTCTCCAGCTGCTGGGCATGGTTCTTCATGGAAAAATAACGCGGCAACCCCATCTCTCCAAAACACAAAGCCAGCAGAAGCAGCAGGCATGCCCCCAGACCGGCATACTGTGCGCCAGTGATAAGCCGTCGCTGCCAGTCGAGCCACTGTTTGCCTCTGTTCTGCTT from Nitrospira japonica harbors:
- a CDS encoding response regulator transcription factor: MSESPAPGSSETLADQRAGPGIVVLSASMQLLHMNRQASELARQINLAEHGGNSSRPAHGVLPSVLTELCGEIVKALHVRTEAKDWEQFEIKRVTGNPEQPVLLRGFGLPDRGGVQFARLVVTLEELGRRQQLNTDQAKEKFQLTNREQAVVEHLAKGWTNKEIANALQITEQTVKEHIKHIMRKTNATTRTGILVQIFNS
- a CDS encoding polysaccharide biosynthesis/export family protein, with the translated sequence MRKTNVLGVYAVLLTLLTGMSVVSAQEVDPKKHGAASTKAAAPGAAEKSLLIVTPEYIIGPEDVLEITVWKNADLSKQVQVRPDGRISLPLLGDISAVAKTPTQLTEEISTGLRAYMENPTISIMIKDVQSYNIYVLGEVNKPGKFPLKSKTTLLQGITVAGGFTPMAARNKIVVFRFTKDGEGQTKLKASYDDIVVRDGSSQNIELKPGDQIVVPSETMVVLPSR
- the era gene encoding GTPase Era, which codes for MKFGTVVIVGRSNVGKSTLLNRLLKEKIAIVSEKPQTTRTRILGVVHAPGAQVAFLDTPGIHRPEHLLNRRMVRTTLDTLEEADLFFVLMDATSLPGPGDLSVLEHVKAAIQKQARPVMLVLNKIDRVNKMKLLPVIDTYARLYPWTEVVPVSAETGANVERLLDVTVAHLPMGDAAYDEDTITDQSMRTLAAEMIREKLLRQTYEEVPHSIAVEIDQFVEEGKKARISASVLVERESHKAIIIGKHGERLKVVGTEARIEMERVFGMKVFLELWVKVREAWREDEHALSELGY
- a CDS encoding DUF971 domain-containing protein, which produces MSRLSSENDSLLLISFHSPSEKHAHGGRQDTMAEIVLEPKDMSWIDKGVLGIEWNDGHRGVYPVRYLRQQCPCAACVDEWTGERRLKADEVPLLIMLQDIESVGRYALQFKWSDGHDTGIYSYQLLRRLCQCDLCQPIKPTQPRSRKLL
- the recO gene encoding DNA repair protein RecO; amino-acid sequence: MPLIKTAAVTLRSRKWGEADRIVTFYTRAAGKVRGVARGARRPKSRLGATLEPLTICELNLFEKSGDSLYRVSQADMVEPFVCFREDLTLMAAAARMANVVTAITPDGDPDPQLFETLEQGLYSLAVSEDPALTALLFQIRLLGLTGFRPQTDHCSACGRGRTIPESQFSPVSGGLVCAACATRQQFHCVPLSRGSLAFLQQALRFAPAVITRLKASGQVRSEVEEAIEGYVTVVVGKRLPPVDFLSQPV
- the mgtE gene encoding magnesium transporter yields the protein MHQTDKLTESRQTESRHRVGDRDLLRDALRDQADRGQTKSDIVLLSVQRLLRRGAITNLAKMLGRMHPADVAKVIVHLSSPKEKREVFELVRGDSKRGQVLSELDTDSITQVLADLLQSDIAWLIKDLGPDDVAYILGVLPEERAKEILSLMRTEDSTEVADILKYPKDTAGGIMTTEFFALSEDATAQDAIRRLQEATDAEMVFYIYVTAKDERLVGVLSLRQLLTVPPSTPLKNIATRDVISVSVDMDQEEVARQVASYNLLAIPVVDKEGILVGIITVDDVVDVIREEATEDMLKMAGAVQEEAVSKSSSLSAAKVRLPWLFTNLVGSLLSGAILWEFRYTIQDVVAIVSFIPVIAAMGGNVGLQSSTLIIRGLATGVVELTDVWSVFVREVKIGLLMGVACGMILSLVGWIWHQGFLGMVVGVSLITAFLVSTSMATFMPIFLKRMGVDPAVAAGPFVTTANDITGITIYLTLATVFMEYLR
- a CDS encoding FtsB family cell division protein, translated to MLIKQNRGKQWLDWQRRLITGAQYAGLGACLLLLLALCFGEMGLPRYFSMKNHAQQLETEILDLQRGVAGLRSDIDRLEHDPLKIEQLAREQLGYVRKGETVYQLYPEATQDRSRP
- a CDS encoding polysaccharide biosynthesis/export family protein; the protein is MGVVKSIFSGKRNGKGRLIAGLLVLLLQYSMVGCQSQDMQYRGSSVPPTEFLIGPEDVLVVTVWRNQDLSKEVIVRPDGKISLPLIGDITAAGLTAQDLSKQVADKLAEYMSTPTVSVQVKEINSYHVFVVGEVAKPGKYVLKSFASVLQGISYAGGFTTFASRNNVHVLRMVKNGQGETKQVMIPVPYQDIVQGRNLEANIVLKAGDVIVVP
- a CDS encoding PilZ domain-containing protein → MAHNEWEWPITVDFQKHNERVALLRPIPYEITAAAKDPAPSTRQGKALSVNISNGGMLLLMDHPPAIEQVLKVYVPTPTAVADTPTLAEVRWTRKLPFSHSNGFGPYFVGLKFMF
- the nusG gene encoding transcription termination/antitermination protein NusG gives rise to the protein MEKWYAIMAKPKQEYTTTSVLRQVGIDTYYPEIREVFNIRGQRRTRPAGLFPGYFFAKFDYDRQYRIVSYCRGVRKIVMFGSFPAEVESSLLDEIKIRLERTHTIHLPSFKPGEIVQINHGPLAGIKGIFGSSLPSKERVVVLLRTLLYQSRAVIQLSDIEKFPEAV
- the glgA gene encoding glycogen synthase GlgA; protein product: MNQSRPLNIVMAASEAVPYAKTGGLADVAGALPSELAKLGHNVILVLPRYPSLDDSGRTFRVLERIPMYTSLGASEATIEEDVVSTPGQLPVRVWALRYDEFFGRSGLYQAQGKDFDDNLARFAWFSRGVIEVIRYLHRQKRWQTDILHLHDWQTALCAVYLKTLDSARPEVQTIKTVLTLHNVGYQGIFPSEKFWQTGLPQPLFRQEGLEFYGSVNLLKGGILFADRLTTVSPTYAREILTPEFGFGLQGVLQARREKLQGIINGIDVDVWNPETDPALPTRYSADKPTGKVQCKRALQKEFGLPSEDVPLLAVIARLTSQKGLDLVEEAIPRLMSLGLQLVVLGTGDPVHESNLAKIRDQFSSRMGLRIGFDEALAHQIEGGADIFLMPSRYEPCGLSQLYSLRYGTVPIVTKTGGLVDTVLPLGSDGKNSDTATGFHLLAPTADALVDAVREAIIAYARPALWSNMVQRGMKTDVSWARSARSYEELFISLLNATDQDRGT